Proteins found in one Nitrospirota bacterium genomic segment:
- the rfbC gene encoding dTDP-4-dehydrorhamnose 3,5-epimerase, translated as MPFNFTRLSIPDIVLIEPRAFRDGRGFFIETYKYSEFAFAGISGHFLQDNHSQSSKGVLRGLHYQLNPKAQGKLLRCPKGKIFDVAVDIRRGSPDYGKWVGIELSEENNSMLYIPPGFAHGFLTLSDMADVLYKCTEEYSPEHERGIAWNDPEVNIDWPIKTPILSAKDLSYGTLKDADNNFRRE; from the coding sequence ATGCCATTTAATTTTACGAGACTGTCTATCCCTGACATTGTACTAATAGAACCGCGGGCCTTCCGTGACGGGCGGGGTTTCTTTATTGAGACATATAAGTATTCTGAATTTGCCTTTGCAGGAATATCCGGCCATTTCCTGCAGGACAATCACTCGCAATCTTCTAAAGGTGTCTTGCGCGGACTTCATTATCAGTTAAATCCGAAGGCCCAGGGGAAATTGCTTAGATGCCCAAAGGGGAAGATATTTGACGTGGCAGTTGATATCAGGAGGGGTTCACCTGATTACGGAAAGTGGGTCGGCATTGAGCTCTCTGAAGAAAATAATAGTATGCTCTACATACCGCCGGGCTTTGCACACGGATTTTTGACACTCAGTGATATGGCAGATGTCCTTTATAAATGTACGGAAGAATACTCGCCGGAACATGAAAGGGGTATTGCCTGGAATGATCCGGAAGTTAATATTGACTGGCCAATAAAGACCCCCATCCTTTCGGCAAAGGACCTGTCGTACGGGACGTTGAAGGATGCAGATAACAATTTCAGGAGAGAATAG